The nucleotide window GGTAATGCATGATAAATAAACATGAAACAAACAATGTCTCCGTGATCCTGAGAGAGGTATTTGGTCGAATGTATTGAACATCACAATCATATTCTGCTATTAAAAGATACAATCTTGAAATACACAAGAACTCACGGGTGGAGCTGTTTGTCAGTACGTATAAGAAATGCTGCAATGTACcttcacattaacattttaaggaCAACTGTGTCAAATATGTGGCAGAAAAGGTTTTGTAAACATAAGAAAAACGACTTTCTGCAGCATATAAATCTGTTTGTTTATTGCTTGATCAATGAGGCCCAGCACTGTGAATGAACCAATGAGTCAAATTCACATTAAAACAATCTATCGATTGgctaaacaatactgacatacAAATATAGAGATTTATAAATAGTTAAATAGAGCTCGCAAgcaagtaaataaataaatacacagataaataaataacatttaaacGGAAAAAAGTGTCGATTTGCCTTCAAAGAATCTGAGTTCTGTTTACCAGACCGTGCCTTCGCTCATTTCTGAGGAGGGCTGTGACAGCTGGTTGGTGTACCCGTTGTCACTGAGGGACACAGAGGTGTAGGGCGTGCTGGGGCCACACATCTCACTGGAGATGCTGTGCATGGAGCCCGGCATGTTGGGCTCCGGGCTGGGTGAGTCCGCGGGATGATGGGATACCGTGTCAGAGAAACAGTGCACCTCTCCAGGACAGTGGTGCCCTGGGTGGTGGTGGTCCATCCCTCCTAATGGGGTGCCGGAGGGGATGGAGGAGGGCACGAAGCCCAAGTCTGCTGGAGTCTGAGCGTGGGACGGCGGGGGGCCCTGGTAGTACTCGTAATTCCCTCCTTGGCCGTAGTATTCCCCCGGATAATCTGAAAGTCATGTGAATATCGGGATTAGGGATGGAACACATCTGAATGTGAAGGATCACTGTAGAGGACAAAACAAACCTAAGGATGCACATTTCATTATTAATAATGGCACTATTTGACTTCCTTATTTCTTTTATTTCTAAGTATAttgatgttgcactgttggagaacaCTAGGATttaagattttcattgccaGCAACTAGATGTAACTAGTTTGTATATAATAGCGTAATAAAACCTTTGATTCTTGAATAATTAACATTCTAGTAAGAAGATTATCCATCCTACATCCCCAAAACATGCATCTAAAAATCCCTGCATGGCCATAGTATTTACCAGGATGTGAATATCTGGATTAGTGCATGTATCAATATTTAAAggagaaaatataaaaacaattgtAAAAAAATCATCAGAAACTATAGATGATAGAAAATGTAAACCTAAGGACatttcattatttattattgcactgtatacaTTGGGAGAAATTAGAGATGTACGACTTTGACTTCACAGCATGTGTTTCATTTATTTACTGAAAACTCAACAAGAAATCAGTTGGAAACAGTTACTCTGAACATGCTATGTTTCAAAAGTAACACACTGACAATATCCAACTACTGTGTAGGGGAGAAGGTTAAACATCACAGAAATGCCAATAGGCTGATTGCTAGTGTTAAACCACAATGAAGTGAAATGTGTCCTCTATAGGCACTATTTTACCTCCTTATTTACtgttgaaggagcctaggaTTTAAGATGCTCAATGCCTACAACATGTACAATTTTGCATATGACAATGAAGCTTTTGAATGTTAAACACTTCAAATTCTAAAATAAATCTCATGCTGAAATCATGCAGCTTACCTCCATAATAAGAGAAGTGTCCAAGCTCCTCTGCTTCCAGCCTCTCTCCCAGCGCCCTCATCCTCCTCTGGCCGCGGAAGAACACGTGCCTCCGGCCGCCCAGGGAGCTCAGCTGCTTCATCCGCCTCTCCTTGGACCTCCGGTTTTGAAACCAAACCTTTTAGGACAAAACATTTGGTTAAACGAGCACTGTGTGGATGACTTAGAGAGAAGAGCAGACTTATCACAAAAAACAAGACATAGCCCTATATTTCGGATATTTGCCTCGTAGGGCCGAGGATGAATGAGAGCAACAATTCGTGCGTACAAATGTATTATTTCGATAAGTTAAAAtcgaaatgataaaaaagtcaTTGTATATCTCAACAATATTACCTTGCACTTCTTGTCACACAAATAGAAAAAATGCGGTTGAGGTTATTAATATGATGGAGTGGATAAATGTACATGCGAAAAAATAAATGCTGGGGATGAGCCTACTTTTAATGCATTTCGATCAAATGCATTAACAGAGGCGTCAGTCCACGAGGAAATTTCATCAAGGGAGCTTCTTAAAAATGTCCATTGACATGAGTGCTAAGTGAGTCCTGCTTTTAAGGGTTTTAGGAGCGCGTGGGGAGTAAAGATTATGGATCAAATTGGTTTGGAAACcatatcttaaaacaaaacaaaaaaacaacagagCATCAAGGAATAATTCCCTAAGGGTGTCAACAAAAGCCTTTTTTGGTCCATAAATGCTTTTAGGGagttttttgtattgtattataatCAACACTCCTGACTTTATTCTCAGCCGTGTTAGTCCTCAAGGCACAATGTATCCTTTTAATGCTGCAGTGCTGACTGACCGATAATAGTGTCCGATAATGGATGTACAGTGCAGAAAATACACTTCTTTATGTTCTCCCTTCTGCTTTTTACCTGGATGACTCTCATGGTGAGGTTGGTCTCGTGGGACAGCTGCTCCCGGATGTGTCTGGTGGGTTTCGGCGTGGCCGTGAAAGCCGCTTTCAGGATCTCCAGCTGCTTGGCTTTAATGGTGGTCCGAGGCCCGCGCCGCTTCCCGACGGCGCTCGTTTCGTCATTGTCGTTGTTGTCTTTATCCGACACATGTCCCGTCTCAGAGTCCTTCCCGTCGTCCTGCGGGTCCTGGGAGTCCGGAGACAGGCTCGGGTCGCTGCACGTGGTGACTGCCAGGAGGAAAAGAGAATGAGCTTTAGAAAAAATGGATCAGGAGAATTTAAATCATAGCAGCAAAACCCTCTAGAAAAGTATTCATTTAGCGGCAGAAATACGTTTTTAATATTAAGAAACCATGTCGCCAATATATGACAAAATACACCACTTATATTTGTACTTACAAatagagaaataaataaagaattggAAATATGctgataatcataataataaaaacaacaattttAATAGTGACACAAAACGTGTAAACAATGCTATTTTACAAATAAtgacaatacaaataataataattataataataataataataataataggccTAATAAAAGCCTTATAACAGGAACTATAATAATATGAAAAATAGTGTTACTGCTACTACtcctaataataatagtaataataataataataatacctaatTGACCTTTTATTTATAACCAGAttcagaaatatatatatatatatataatcataAAACATAATGAATGCCTATTTTCGAATGGCTTGGTTAATATAATCACCTGAAAGGAGGATGGTGTCTTTTCCATTGTTGTTCTGATAGTCCTCCTTACAAACAAACTTGAATTCGTCCAGGATGTACAGCTCCTCCCCGGTGGACAGCTGTTTGTGGCACATCACACAGGTGAAACAGTTCAGGTGAAACACTTTGCTCTTGGCCCTGCGGACTAGATCACTGGGTAAAATCCCCTGGGCGCACCCGTCACACTTGGTCCCGAATGTCCTGTTGGAaatggagggagagagagagagagagagagagtcaggGCCAGGGGGCAGGTTCAGATCAGATGCAGGAGATGAGAACTTTTCCTTTGACACgttgtttgtatatattttaCAACTAACAGCACATGAGTTATTAGATAGCCCAAATCAGGAACTGCTGTTTTCTGTACGTATATATTCAACTTTAGAAATGAATGACCAATATCTAATAATATAGACATTTGACATCTAAAGTCAAAGTGGATGAAAAACAATTAAATATGTTTGTAATATAATCTAGTCATGACTACAAGTTCATTATTGCACGTGCAATAAGGGTTAGCTCCGTTAGCATTGCAATGCTGCAGAGGGGGATATGTCCCAACACATCTATGAATAAACTTGTATTCAGATTTGTATATATTCAGATTTTGATTGTATATAATGCTATATTTATTCTTGAGGAAAACATACAAAAACACCACCAATACATAcatgaatatataaataaactacaacACAATCTTCTCACAGTAAAAACAAAGACAGTCTATTTTCTGTCAGAATATGGTCCAGTATTTTTTAATACAGGCCCCTTCAACAATTTAAGCATTATTTTCATTCCCTAGACTGtcaaatacatgtatttattagtaTGGGCTCATAGAAACTATATTTGACAACATGTAGTTTTCCTGTTTTTTCCAAATCCACACACAATTCCATTGCTTACCTAAAGAAGTCGTTCTTACAATACAGTTTCCCTTCTCGTGAAAAACACTTCTCTGTCAAAGCGCATTTGCATTCGCAGCACTGGACACATTTGATGTGCCACGGTCTGTCCAAAACTTTGAGTAAGAACCTATCAAGAATAGGCTTTTCACAGCTGGAACACTGAACCATTGTCCGGAGTTATTCCAGCTCAGTGTGTGGGATATATACTCTCTTCTTTCTCCAACGTCCCTCGACTTGCTTAGGTTTGATGATCCCAGAAATCCAATGTATCCAAAATAAATCGGAATATGAATTACATCACCATCCACGAGATTAAATGCAGCTCTTCTGTTCCAACAATCCACATGTAGCGAGCGGCTCCAAACGACAGGTTAAAGGTGGAaaaaacagcatttcagaaacaaAATGATAGACTGGAGATCATCGCGGGCCCGTCAAGATCATCCGAAGTGTGCGAATTTACGGGGAGGAAAGCAGCCTATACCCAGTGTGCGATATATCCTGAGTGGTGTCTAAAGTAGAGAGAAATAACAATTAAATGCTATCAGTGCGCTAAGCCTTGTCATTTGTGTCCCATTTCCCTGTGATGAGCTCTCAGTCGGAGAGAAAGCCGTAATGAGCGCACCTCTTAAAGCTCAGCCTATTGCCTATTAAGAGAGCCGTGACGTCACCGGCAGGAGAAACCTATGAGCGGCGCTCTCAATTCACTCCACCACATGCACTAAGTATTAGGTAAAAAAATACATCAACATATGCCGttataatatgttttatatagaaagaaaaatataaagaaataaagaaaataagTTGAAATAAAAGAATTACAAAATGCGAAAACCGTGAATGCAGATATATTTttgaatgaaataaaaatacatcAGTCAGATGTGCAATATGTAAAACCGTGTAGAGagcaaacattttaaatgttatatatatttgtataatataatacaatcAATTAGTTGTGTTGAAAAGGTGAACACTGAGCATACAGGACTAACATTTTAAacctttaaaatatatatgtatacaaatcTGTTGAATGCAAAAATGGCGGAAACATGTTGGAAAACATGTTAAGCCTTAAAaaaaaatagaatataataaaACATGTGTTAATTTGAAAAGGGTGTTTAAAGAGTAGAATTGTAATAACAACAActtaaaataatgaaattcacgTTTTGAGCGGAGTTTAGTTCAAAAATCATTACACATTAAAAAGGGGTCAAGTGAAGTTCATTCAAATATGTGTTATTGACGATGACACTGAGGagctaaataaataatattaatttaaaaaaggaCATATTTACCCTCCATACTCTCAGAAtcattctttttcttttttcccagACAGTTTTTGCCTCTCAATAACATGCTGAGGGTCATAGATGATATCAGGAATACATTATTCCCTGGTTATGTGTGGGAGAATAAGACTGCATCAGAGGCACAAGGAATGATCAGCAGGCCTGCCCCGCAGTTTGGGGAGCGGACAGAGGAACAACCCGAACAAAAGCGTTTCTCACGGATTAAAGCTGTGCCCCAGCACTAGTCTTCATCCCGTTTGAAAGGACACGGATCACTAATGGTTATAATCTGTGGCGATAGGCTGTCCCTTCCTGATGTTATCGCAGCGTGTTGGCGCGCTGGGGAGGGAGATAGCGCGCGTCCCCATGCAGGCTCCAGCTCTGTTAGTCCCTGATATCTCACCACAACCCGGCACCATCAAATTCAACGCGAAGAAGGAGTTTGTACAATCTTTCTTCAGGCTAATAAATTCATGAGACCACCACAAACACCATAGATATTTGTGTTATTGCTCCTACACTCTAAAAGAGTAGCCTATAGTCTACAACATATTCCTAGAATAAAGAAAATGTGCAGTGTAAATACTTACACACTGACATTCCTCTGCCAGATAATGTCTATGTGTTTGGTGCTGTTGGAACTGTGGATATAGCTCCAGCAATTTGTcacagtaaataaaaaaaatattgaagGAGGatgaagttgttgttgtttttttattcatTAAAACCTCCTGTCTATACAAACATTTGCCTGTCACTTATGTCAACATGAAACAA belongs to Pseudochaenichthys georgianus chromosome 14, fPseGeo1.2, whole genome shotgun sequence and includes:
- the LOC117458907 gene encoding LIM/homeobox protein Lhx1-like; translation: MVQCSSCEKPILDRFLLKVLDRPWHIKCVQCCECKCALTEKCFSREGKLYCKNDFFRTFGTKCDGCAQGILPSDLVRRAKSKVFHLNCFTCVMCHKQLSTGEELYILDEFKFVCKEDYQNNNGKDTILLSVTTCSDPSLSPDSQDPQDDGKDSETGHVSDKDNNDNDETSAVGKRRGPRTTIKAKQLEILKAAFTATPKPTRHIREQLSHETNLTMRVIQVWFQNRRSKERRMKQLSSLGGRRHVFFRGQRRMRALGERLEAEELGHFSYYGDYPGEYYGQGGNYEYYQGPPPSHAQTPADLGFVPSSIPSGTPLGGMDHHHPGHHCPGEVHCFSDTVSHHPADSPSPEPNMPGSMHSISSEMCGPSTPYTSVSLSDNGYTNQLSQPSSEMSEGTVW